From Cellulomonas fimi ATCC 484, a single genomic window includes:
- a CDS encoding histidine phosphatase family protein, whose product MTLTMTLVRHGRTHFNARRILQGRCDSPLTRDGRAGVRVTARCLADTPFTAAWSSPSGRAVATAVELLRHHEGVPLRTDRGLLEYAFGIYEQKPESVLDEVVAWPDLVTDVLAGRHPGLPGGEHARDFMDRTRDVFARIAAQHDDGHVLVVGHGLTLGAYLATVDDVGLVPLPNASVSTVEVDADGTTRITSIAVDVAQQGHTAARPMRTPTPVPSVA is encoded by the coding sequence ATGACCCTCACCATGACGCTCGTCCGCCACGGGCGCACCCACTTCAACGCCCGCCGCATCCTGCAGGGCCGCTGCGACTCCCCGCTCACGCGTGACGGCCGTGCCGGCGTGCGGGTCACGGCCCGGTGCCTCGCCGACACCCCGTTCACCGCGGCGTGGTCGTCGCCGTCGGGCCGGGCCGTCGCGACGGCCGTCGAGCTGCTGCGGCACCACGAGGGCGTCCCGCTGCGCACCGACCGTGGGCTGCTGGAGTACGCGTTCGGGATCTACGAGCAGAAGCCGGAGAGCGTGCTCGACGAGGTCGTCGCCTGGCCCGACCTCGTGACCGACGTCCTCGCCGGCCGCCACCCCGGCCTGCCCGGCGGAGAGCACGCGCGCGACTTCATGGACCGCACGCGCGACGTGTTCGCCCGCATCGCCGCCCAGCACGACGACGGGCACGTCCTCGTCGTCGGCCACGGCCTCACCCTGGGCGCCTACCTCGCGACCGTCGACGACGTCGGCCTGGTCCCGCTGCCCAACGCCTCCGTCTCCACCGTCGAGGTCGACGCCGACGGCACCACCCGCATCACGAGCATCGCCGTCGACGTCGCCCAGCAGGGCCACACGGCCGCCCGCCCGATGCGCACCCCCACCCCGGTCCCGTCGGTCGCCTGA
- a CDS encoding alpha/beta hydrolase, translating to MDDDVTDVPDVLGEGWTARTIPLRPDDRSRTGTDPVATLVSPAGTLRPDGERRERAVLYVHGFVDYFFHPHVAAALAEHGYDLHGLDLRDYGRSIREGRIPNSIRDLAVYAEEVDAAVRLLRERYGSVSLLGHSTGGLVAALWANGRPGAVDAVVLNSPWLELRGSWFERKPLTLALRAVGRVTPDLVVGHIAPHYGRALHAATGGEWDFDLAWKPHEGFPARAAFIRAVRAGQARVRRGLDIGCPVLVLASDASGPDDREHDALLTTDSVLDVADIRRLTPRLGRDVSFVEVPGGAHDLALSPSPARERYLREVVTFLDRVTSTAAAGQDGGSRPA from the coding sequence ATGGACGACGACGTCACCGACGTGCCGGACGTGCTCGGCGAGGGCTGGACGGCCCGGACGATCCCGCTGCGTCCCGACGACCGGTCCCGCACCGGCACGGACCCCGTCGCGACGCTCGTGAGCCCGGCGGGGACGCTGCGACCGGACGGGGAGCGGCGCGAGCGGGCGGTGCTGTACGTGCACGGGTTCGTCGACTACTTCTTCCACCCGCACGTCGCGGCCGCGCTGGCCGAGCACGGCTACGACCTGCACGGGCTGGACCTGCGCGACTACGGGCGGTCGATCCGCGAGGGCCGCATCCCGAACAGCATCCGCGACCTCGCGGTGTACGCCGAGGAGGTCGACGCGGCCGTGCGGCTGCTGCGCGAGCGGTACGGGTCGGTGTCGCTGCTGGGGCACTCGACGGGCGGGCTGGTCGCTGCGCTGTGGGCCAACGGGCGGCCGGGGGCGGTCGACGCGGTCGTGCTCAACAGCCCGTGGCTCGAGCTGCGGGGGTCGTGGTTCGAGCGCAAGCCGCTCACGCTGGCGCTGCGCGCGGTCGGCCGGGTCACGCCGGACCTCGTCGTCGGGCACATCGCGCCGCACTACGGGCGCGCGCTGCACGCCGCGACCGGCGGGGAGTGGGACTTCGACCTGGCGTGGAAGCCGCACGAGGGGTTCCCGGCGCGCGCGGCGTTCATCCGGGCTGTCCGCGCCGGCCAGGCCCGGGTGCGGCGGGGGCTCGACATCGGGTGCCCCGTGCTCGTCCTGGCGTCGGACGCGTCGGGGCCGGACGACCGCGAGCACGACGCCCTGCTGACGACCGACTCCGTGCTGGACGTCGCCGACATCCGGCGCCTCACGCCGCGGCTCGGGCGGGACGTGTCGTTCGTCGAGGTGCCGGGCGGCGCGCACGACCTGGCGCTGTCGCCGTCGCCGGCCCGCGAGCGCTACCTGAGGGAGGTCGTCACGTTCCTCGACCGGGTCACGTCGACCGCTGCGGCCGGTCAGGACGGCGGCTCGCGCCCGGCCTGA
- a CDS encoding ion channel protein, translating into MTQAGPGEGRATTTGTDAFRVPVRALLALALPAAVVGVLCGLSLIALSALAEVVERWVWDDLSGTLGLDRESPVWIVVVLTATGLLVGLVIRYAPGHAGPDPATAGLVEPPLPLRTLPGLAVALVLTLAGGVSLGPENPIMAINAALVVWLGAHALRRVPVPQWMALSTAGTIGAMFGTPLAAALMFSELDPGDRRIPLWDRLFAPLVSASTGALTMLLLSDLDMAMDLPPYPGLQLGHLGIAVVVSLGAAALGLAASYLITPLHRLAHRVRNPVVLLTLGGFVLGVLGVVGGPVTLFKGLDEMQELPDLVGTTTALGFLAFALVKLAALLVASCVGFRGGRIFPATFVGVALGFAVHVAWPAVPLALAVGAATVGIVVAATRSGWLSIFLVVAIVPEATLIPPLLFATLAAWLLVTNRPELRAVPTPSLPPASPPEAGGRDR; encoded by the coding sequence ATGACGCAGGCCGGTCCGGGGGAGGGCCGCGCGACGACGACGGGCACCGACGCGTTCCGCGTGCCGGTGCGGGCGCTGCTCGCGCTCGCCCTGCCCGCCGCCGTCGTCGGTGTGCTGTGCGGTTTGAGCCTCATCGCGCTCAGCGCGTTGGCCGAGGTCGTCGAGCGGTGGGTGTGGGACGACCTGTCGGGCACGCTCGGGCTCGACCGCGAGTCGCCCGTCTGGATCGTGGTCGTGCTCACCGCGACGGGTCTGCTCGTCGGCCTCGTCATCCGGTACGCGCCCGGCCACGCCGGCCCCGACCCCGCGACCGCGGGCCTCGTGGAGCCGCCCCTGCCGCTGCGGACCCTGCCAGGGCTGGCCGTCGCGCTCGTGCTCACGCTCGCCGGCGGCGTGAGCCTCGGCCCCGAGAACCCGATCATGGCGATCAACGCGGCCCTCGTCGTCTGGCTGGGTGCGCACGCCCTGCGCCGGGTGCCCGTGCCGCAGTGGATGGCCCTGTCGACCGCCGGGACCATCGGCGCGATGTTCGGCACACCCCTGGCGGCCGCGCTCATGTTCAGCGAGCTCGACCCCGGCGACCGGCGCATCCCGCTGTGGGACCGGCTCTTCGCGCCGCTCGTGTCCGCGTCGACCGGCGCCCTGACGATGCTGCTGCTGTCCGACCTGGACATGGCGATGGACCTGCCGCCCTACCCCGGGCTGCAGCTCGGGCACCTCGGGATCGCCGTCGTCGTCTCGCTCGGCGCGGCGGCGCTCGGGCTGGCCGCGTCGTACCTGATCACGCCGCTGCACCGGCTCGCGCACCGCGTCCGGAACCCCGTCGTGCTGCTGACGCTCGGCGGGTTCGTGCTCGGGGTGCTCGGTGTCGTCGGCGGGCCCGTCACGCTGTTCAAGGGTCTCGACGAGATGCAGGAGCTGCCGGACCTCGTCGGCACGACGACCGCGCTCGGGTTCCTCGCGTTCGCGCTGGTCAAGCTCGCCGCGCTGCTCGTCGCGTCGTGCGTCGGGTTCCGCGGCGGGCGGATCTTCCCGGCCACCTTCGTCGGGGTCGCGCTCGGGTTCGCGGTGCACGTCGCGTGGCCCGCGGTTCCGCTCGCGCTGGCCGTCGGCGCCGCGACCGTCGGGATCGTCGTCGCCGCGACCCGCTCCGGGTGGCTGAGCATCTTCCTCGTCGTCGCGATCGTCCCCGAGGCGACCCTCATCCCGCCCCTGCTGTTCGCGACGCTCGCCGCGTGGCTCCTGGTGACGAACCGCCCGGAGCTTCGCGCCGTCCCCACCCCGTCCCTTCCGCCCGCGTCACCGCCCGAGGCCGGGGGCCGGGACCGCTGA
- a CDS encoding VOC family protein — protein MTTHPDPWPTGTPAWADITVPDLDRAVDFYGALLGWTFERGGPEVGGYTQALVDGRRVVGLGEPTGEDPAPPSAWCVYLATEDLAATTQAVTDAGGEVLLPAMEILHFGDMAIFVDPTGAVFGGWQHGEHTGWDVTDEPGAVVWTEVMSHDHAASLEFYRRVFGFTADDMSGPGFTYSSVRLDGQLVCGIGAYSDKVDPATPAAWTLYFGTADTDAAAQRVTELGGTVMSEPADTPYGRMAIVAGPFGEVFALINAGDDEPG, from the coding sequence ATGACGACCCACCCCGACCCCTGGCCGACGGGCACGCCTGCGTGGGCGGACATCACCGTGCCCGACCTGGACCGGGCGGTCGACTTCTACGGCGCGCTGCTCGGCTGGACGTTCGAGCGCGGCGGACCGGAGGTCGGCGGGTACACGCAGGCGCTCGTCGACGGGCGGCGTGTCGTGGGGCTCGGCGAGCCGACGGGCGAGGACCCGGCGCCGCCGTCGGCGTGGTGCGTGTACCTCGCGACGGAGGACCTGGCGGCGACGACGCAGGCGGTGACGGACGCGGGCGGCGAGGTGCTGCTGCCCGCGATGGAGATCCTGCACTTCGGGGACATGGCGATCTTCGTCGACCCGACGGGTGCGGTGTTCGGCGGCTGGCAGCACGGCGAGCACACCGGCTGGGACGTGACCGACGAGCCGGGCGCGGTGGTGTGGACGGAGGTGATGAGCCACGACCACGCGGCGTCGCTGGAGTTCTACCGGCGGGTGTTCGGGTTCACGGCCGACGACATGAGCGGGCCGGGGTTCACGTACTCCTCGGTGCGGCTCGACGGCCAGCTCGTCTGCGGGATCGGCGCGTACAGCGACAAGGTCGACCCGGCGACGCCCGCGGCGTGGACGCTGTACTTCGGCACGGCCGACACGGATGCGGCCGCGCAGCGCGTGACGGAGCTGGGGGGCACGGTCATGAGCGAGCCGGCCGACACCCCGTACGGCCGGATGGCGATCGTGGCGGGCCCGTTCGGCGAGGTGTTCGCGCTCATCAACGCGGGCGACGACGAGCCCGGCTGA
- the trmB gene encoding tRNA (guanosine(46)-N7)-methyltransferase TrmB: MSLPSDAFRHVASRPHEPLRTFHPRRATLGRDREHALAHLWPRFGFSVHDDALGGAPTTPYGTLDTRALFGRDAPLVLEIGSGMGETTAAMAAADPARDYLAVEAHLPGVANLLVLLDRAGLTNVRVAHGDALDLVRRRVAEGTLDAVHVFFPDPWPKARHHKRRLVQPAHVALLRSRLRVGGTLHCATDWADYAEQMLDVLTADPALENTADGFAPRPAHRPVTKFEQRGLDLGHTVHDVVVRRVR, from the coding sequence GTGAGCCTCCCGTCCGACGCGTTCCGGCACGTCGCGTCCCGACCCCACGAGCCGCTGCGCACGTTCCACCCGCGCCGCGCGACGCTCGGCCGTGACCGGGAGCACGCGCTCGCGCACCTGTGGCCGCGGTTCGGGTTCTCGGTGCACGACGACGCCCTGGGCGGCGCGCCGACCACGCCGTACGGGACGCTCGACACCCGCGCGCTGTTCGGCCGTGACGCGCCGCTGGTGCTGGAGATCGGCTCCGGGATGGGCGAGACGACCGCCGCGATGGCCGCCGCCGACCCGGCCCGCGACTACCTGGCCGTCGAGGCGCACCTGCCCGGCGTCGCGAACCTGCTGGTCCTGCTCGACCGCGCCGGTCTCACCAACGTGCGCGTCGCGCACGGCGACGCGCTGGACCTCGTGCGCCGCCGCGTCGCGGAGGGCACGCTCGACGCCGTGCACGTCTTCTTCCCCGACCCGTGGCCCAAGGCCCGCCACCACAAGCGCCGGCTCGTGCAGCCCGCGCACGTGGCGCTGCTGCGGTCCCGGCTGCGTGTCGGCGGCACGCTGCACTGCGCGACGGACTGGGCCGACTACGCCGAGCAGATGCTCGACGTCCTCACCGCGGACCCCGCGCTGGAGAACACCGCCGACGGGTTCGCGCCCCGCCCGGCGCACCGGCCCGTCACCAAGTTCGAGCAGCGTGGCCTCGACCTCGGCCACACGGTCCACGACGTCGTCGTCCGGAGGGTCCGATGA
- a CDS encoding LysR family transcriptional regulator substrate-binding protein, giving the protein MSEHPDPSTPGGTPDGPRTFRVLVVPGVNPDRWLRVWHERLADVPLELVVVEPSEAEDRLRAGAGDVAILRLPVDRDALSAIPLYTETTVVVAARDHVFSVADEVTPADLADETLVRPDDDLVGWDDAPGEPFAGGPVSTTADAVDLVAAGIGVVLLPQSVARLHHRRGLVARPVTDAPGSQIALAWVTDTHDDLTEEFIGIVRGRTAGSSRGRGTPPATPGAGGDASGRQRPRTSQQQPTRRGGTPPRARGTGPRRRRTR; this is encoded by the coding sequence ATGAGCGAGCACCCCGACCCGTCGACGCCGGGCGGCACGCCGGACGGTCCGCGCACGTTCCGCGTGCTGGTCGTCCCGGGCGTCAACCCCGACCGGTGGCTGCGCGTGTGGCACGAACGCCTGGCCGACGTCCCCCTCGAGCTCGTCGTCGTCGAGCCCTCCGAGGCCGAGGACCGGCTGCGCGCGGGTGCGGGCGACGTGGCGATCCTGCGGCTGCCGGTCGACCGCGACGCGCTGTCCGCGATCCCGCTCTACACCGAGACGACCGTCGTCGTCGCGGCCCGCGACCACGTGTTCTCCGTCGCCGACGAGGTGACGCCCGCCGACCTGGCCGACGAGACCCTCGTGCGCCCCGACGACGACCTGGTCGGCTGGGACGACGCGCCGGGCGAGCCGTTCGCGGGCGGCCCGGTCTCGACGACGGCCGACGCGGTCGACCTGGTCGCCGCCGGGATCGGCGTCGTCCTGCTCCCCCAGTCCGTGGCCCGCCTGCACCACCGCCGGGGGCTCGTCGCCCGCCCCGTCACCGACGCCCCGGGCTCGCAGATCGCGCTCGCGTGGGTCACCGACACGCACGACGACCTCACCGAGGAGTTCATCGGCATCGTCCGCGGCCGCACCGCCGGCTCCTCGCGCGGGCGCGGCACGCCCCCGGCGACCCCCGGGGCGGGCGGCGACGCGTCGGGCCGCCAACGCCCCCGCACGTCGCAGCAGCAGCCGACGCGGCGCGGCGGCACTCCCCCGCGGGCTAGAGGAACCGGGCCCCGTCGACGTCGAACACGATGA
- a CDS encoding DUF6544 family protein, producing MARRTPQAPGSGADAGEGADPGVDADLARREVRDDRGHVAAPAPPRAARRVAATWRRLATPTATPQPFGPVDDRLPSPVHRWLTRAVAPDAPSSTAAVLEMSGRIRVGSWRPFTARQVLAADRGFVWAAVARFGPLPVLGYDAYAQDEDVAEMRWRLAGVLPVVTASGEDVRRSAAGRLAGELVLNPGTALAPHVRWEAVDDRHALARVALGGVEHAVTVAVDDDGTLRSVRLPRWGDPDGTGSALHEFEARCTGDRAFGGYRLPAHVEAGWDLDAPGGEPFIVFDVDGARFL from the coding sequence GTGGCCCGACGCACCCCGCAGGCCCCCGGCTCCGGGGCGGACGCCGGCGAGGGCGCGGACCCCGGCGTCGACGCGGACCTCGCGCGCCGCGAGGTCCGGGACGACCGCGGGCACGTCGCCGCGCCCGCCCCGCCGCGCGCCGCGCGCCGCGTGGCCGCGACGTGGCGCAGGCTCGCGACGCCCACCGCCACGCCGCAGCCGTTCGGGCCCGTGGACGACCGTCTCCCGTCGCCCGTGCACCGGTGGCTGACGCGCGCCGTCGCGCCCGACGCGCCGTCGTCGACGGCCGCGGTGCTCGAGATGAGCGGCCGCATCCGCGTCGGGAGCTGGCGGCCCTTCACGGCCCGGCAGGTCCTCGCGGCGGACCGGGGGTTCGTGTGGGCGGCCGTCGCGCGGTTCGGACCGCTCCCCGTGCTGGGCTACGACGCGTACGCGCAGGACGAGGACGTCGCCGAGATGCGCTGGCGCCTGGCGGGCGTGCTTCCGGTCGTCACGGCGAGCGGCGAGGACGTGCGCCGCAGCGCCGCGGGCCGGCTCGCCGGTGAGCTCGTGCTGAACCCGGGGACGGCGCTCGCTCCGCACGTGCGGTGGGAGGCCGTCGACGACCGGCACGCCCTGGCCCGCGTCGCCCTGGGCGGCGTCGAGCACGCCGTCACGGTCGCGGTCGACGACGACGGGACGCTCCGCTCCGTGCGGCTCCCGCGGTGGGGCGACCCGGACGGGACGGGGTCGGCGCTGCACGAGTTCGAGGCGCGCTGCACCGGGGACCGGGCCTTCGGCGGCTACCGGCTGCCCGCGCACGTCGAGGCCGGCTGGGACCTCGACGCGCCCGGCGGCGAACCGTTCATCGTGTTCGACGTCGACGGGGCCCGGTTCCTCTAG
- a CDS encoding DUF5997 family protein — MSPKKPQEMKPSTAAAKLDVYLPATPPEFQEGTVTRDELAELQRNPPQWLVDLRRDGPHPRSVVAGRLRVSISGLARGGITDPLTTAQIKALVADPPEWLVRERATFDEVRREERRLRARETDRRAEAAKRDA; from the coding sequence GTGAGCCCGAAGAAGCCGCAGGAGATGAAGCCGTCCACGGCTGCCGCGAAGCTCGACGTGTACCTGCCGGCGACGCCGCCGGAGTTCCAGGAGGGCACCGTCACGCGCGACGAGCTCGCGGAGCTCCAGCGCAACCCCCCGCAGTGGCTCGTCGACCTGCGTCGTGACGGGCCGCACCCGCGTTCCGTCGTCGCCGGCCGCCTGCGCGTGTCGATCAGCGGCCTGGCCCGCGGCGGGATCACCGACCCGCTGACGACCGCGCAGATCAAGGCGCTCGTCGCCGACCCGCCCGAGTGGCTGGTGCGCGAGCGCGCGACGTTCGACGAGGTCCGCCGCGAGGAGCGCCGCCTGCGTGCCCGCGAGACGGACCGCCGCGCCGAGGCCGCCAAGCGCGACGCCTGA
- a CDS encoding glycogen/starch/alpha-glucan phosphorylase encodes MRVTANTEPIATRERTVEGFVREYLRELNFGQGVDLSRASVNDQYLALARTVRHYLMVRWLETLRHQSEIQAKSVAYLSAEFLLGRQLDNALLAADLTDIVEEGLSGLGISLDELRQAEVEPGLGNGGLGRLAACFIDSLATMNVPSIGYGIRYEYGIFRQTFVDGRQVEKPDSWLSLGSPWEFPHPEAAVTVSFGGSVEDWTDDDGTVRRRWNPGWRVLGVPYNYMVPGYGNGRVNTLRLWSARATRAFDLEIFNSGDYAQAVRAQTFAENISKVLYPEDSTPQGKELRLQQQYFFVACSLKDFVDQVLPDDFDLTRLPDRIHFQLNDTHPVIAIPELMRILVDEKKWAWDEAWSVVRQVFSYTCHTLLPEALEIWPVELLGRLLPRHLEIIYRINEEFLEGVRAAHPDDEIRARRMSIVAEFPERGIRMAHLATVAAVKVNGVAALHSQLLRDKVLHDFAEYYPGKFTNVTNGITPRRFVRLSNPGLSGLVTEALGSEKWVTDLDLLKGLEPLADDAEFRRRFRDVKAANKRRLVGVLAERDDLHLDPDTMFDVMVKRLHEYKRQMLKVLHVVTLYEQISTGALDPADVTPRTFAFGAKAAPGYRMAKEIIALINAVGRTVNADPAVQGRLTVAFPANYNVTLAETLIPAADLSEQISLAGKEASGTGNMKFMLNGALTIGTDDGANVEIRELVGDENFFLFGLTEPEVADLVERGYRPASYYETNPGLRHALDLIASGAFSGGDRTVFEPIVSNLLHEDRFLVLADFQAYVDAQARVDAAYADTEAWTRSAILNVARGGFFSSDRSMRDYLDRVWHAHPVPPSA; translated from the coding sequence ATGAGGGTGACAGCGAACACCGAACCCATCGCGACGCGTGAACGGACTGTCGAGGGCTTCGTGCGGGAGTACCTGCGCGAGCTCAACTTCGGTCAGGGGGTCGACCTCTCGCGAGCGTCCGTCAACGACCAGTACCTCGCCCTCGCACGCACCGTGCGCCACTACCTCATGGTCCGCTGGCTGGAGACGCTGCGTCACCAGTCCGAGATCCAGGCCAAGTCCGTCGCCTACCTCTCGGCGGAGTTCCTCCTGGGCCGGCAGCTCGACAACGCGCTGCTCGCCGCCGACCTGACCGACATCGTCGAGGAGGGCCTGTCCGGCCTCGGCATCAGCCTCGACGAGCTGCGGCAGGCCGAGGTCGAGCCCGGTCTCGGCAACGGCGGCCTCGGTCGCCTCGCGGCGTGCTTCATCGACTCGCTCGCCACCATGAACGTGCCGAGCATCGGCTACGGCATCCGCTACGAGTACGGCATCTTCCGGCAGACGTTCGTCGACGGCCGCCAGGTCGAGAAGCCCGACTCGTGGCTCAGTCTCGGCTCGCCGTGGGAGTTCCCGCACCCCGAGGCGGCCGTGACGGTCAGCTTCGGCGGGTCCGTGGAGGACTGGACGGACGACGACGGCACCGTCCGGCGCCGCTGGAACCCGGGCTGGAGAGTGCTCGGCGTCCCCTACAACTACATGGTCCCCGGGTACGGCAACGGGCGCGTCAACACCCTGCGGCTGTGGAGCGCCCGCGCCACGCGCGCGTTCGACCTGGAGATCTTCAACTCGGGTGACTACGCGCAGGCCGTGCGCGCCCAGACCTTCGCGGAGAACATCTCGAAGGTCCTGTACCCCGAGGACTCCACGCCCCAGGGCAAGGAGCTGCGGCTCCAGCAGCAGTACTTCTTCGTCGCGTGCTCGCTCAAGGACTTCGTCGACCAGGTCCTGCCCGACGACTTCGACCTCACGCGGCTGCCGGACCGCATCCACTTCCAGCTCAACGACACGCACCCCGTCATCGCGATCCCCGAGCTCATGCGGATCCTCGTCGACGAGAAGAAGTGGGCGTGGGACGAGGCGTGGAGCGTCGTGCGCCAGGTGTTCTCCTACACCTGCCACACGCTGCTGCCCGAGGCGCTGGAGATCTGGCCCGTCGAGCTGCTCGGCCGCCTGCTGCCGCGGCACCTGGAGATCATCTACCGCATCAACGAGGAGTTCCTCGAGGGCGTGCGGGCCGCTCACCCGGACGACGAGATCCGGGCACGCCGCATGTCGATCGTCGCCGAGTTCCCCGAGCGGGGGATCCGCATGGCGCACCTCGCGACCGTCGCCGCGGTCAAGGTCAACGGGGTCGCGGCGCTGCACTCGCAGCTGCTGCGGGACAAGGTGCTGCACGACTTCGCCGAGTACTACCCGGGCAAGTTCACGAACGTCACCAACGGCATCACGCCGCGGCGGTTCGTGCGGCTGTCCAACCCGGGCCTGTCGGGCCTCGTCACCGAGGCGCTCGGCAGCGAGAAGTGGGTCACCGACCTCGACCTGCTGAAGGGCCTCGAGCCGCTGGCCGACGACGCCGAGTTCCGCCGCCGGTTCCGCGACGTGAAGGCCGCGAACAAGCGGCGGCTCGTCGGCGTGCTCGCCGAGCGCGACGACCTGCACCTCGACCCGGACACCATGTTCGACGTCATGGTCAAGCGCCTGCACGAGTACAAGCGGCAGATGCTCAAGGTGCTGCACGTCGTCACGCTGTACGAGCAGATCTCGACCGGCGCGCTCGACCCCGCGGACGTCACGCCGCGCACGTTCGCGTTCGGCGCCAAGGCCGCCCCGGGCTACCGGATGGCCAAGGAGATCATCGCGCTCATCAACGCGGTCGGCCGGACCGTCAACGCCGACCCCGCGGTGCAGGGCCGGCTCACCGTCGCGTTCCCCGCCAACTACAACGTCACGCTCGCCGAGACCCTCATCCCGGCCGCCGACCTGTCCGAGCAGATCTCGCTCGCGGGCAAGGAGGCGTCCGGCACGGGGAACATGAAGTTCATGCTCAACGGCGCTCTGACGATCGGCACGGACGACGGCGCGAACGTCGAGATCCGGGAGCTCGTCGGCGACGAGAACTTCTTCCTGTTCGGGCTGACCGAGCCGGAGGTCGCCGACCTCGTCGAGCGCGGCTACCGCCCGGCGTCGTACTACGAGACCAACCCGGGCCTGCGGCACGCTCTCGACCTCATCGCGTCGGGCGCGTTCTCGGGCGGCGACCGCACCGTGTTCGAGCCCATCGTGTCGAACCTCCTGCACGAGGACCGCTTCCTCGTGCTGGCGGACTTCCAGGCGTACGTCGACGCGCAGGCCCGCGTCGACGCCGCCTACGCCGACACCGAGGCGTGGACCCGGTCCGCGATCCTCAACGTCGCCCGCGGCGGGTTCTTCTCGTCCGACCGCTCGATGCGCGACTACCTGGACCGCGTCTGGCACGCGCACCCGGTGCCGCCGTCGGCCTGA